The following coding sequences lie in one Sesamum indicum cultivar Zhongzhi No. 13 linkage group LG9, S_indicum_v1.0, whole genome shotgun sequence genomic window:
- the LOC105171248 gene encoding uncharacterized protein LOC105171248 isoform X2, which produces MQSINEQRKISYRSSTIGHLLPPINHRRSERCYKQREDNSWSGPRAAKVVKMLEDRQPQPTIVDLDAPAESEAWVAMMEQQMRQATVGSKKNGRVFDLDFETHASSRTFTPPPPPPPPPPSPYSAMEDASAASRLLGLSFIFVGH; this is translated from the exons ATGCAGAGCATAaatgaacaaagaaaaatatcttatagAAGCTCGACTATTGGTCATCTTCTGCCGCCGATTAACCACCGTAGAAGCGAG CGATGCTACAAGCAGAGAGAGGACAACAGCTGGAGCGGGCCGAGGGCGGCGAAGGTGGTG AAGATGTTGGAGGATCGTCAGCCTCAGCCCACGATCGTGGACCTCGATGCTCCAGCCGAATCCGAGGCTTGGGTGGCGATGATGGAGCAACAGATGCGGCAAGCTACAGTCGGGAGCAAGAAAAATGGCCGAGTATTCGATCTTGATTTTGAGACCCATGCCTCCAGTCGCACATTcacaccaccaccaccaccaccgccgccACCACCATCGCCATACTCAGCCATGGAGGACGCATCGGCAGCCTCGAGACTCTTGGggttatctttcatctttgtCGGCCATTGA
- the LOC105171248 gene encoding uncharacterized protein LOC105171248 isoform X1, whose protein sequence is MQSINEQRKISYRSSTIGHLLPPINHRRSERCYKQREDNSWSGPRAAKVVTFQKMLEDRQPQPTIVDLDAPAESEAWVAMMEQQMRQATVGSKKNGRVFDLDFETHASSRTFTPPPPPPPPPPSPYSAMEDASAASRLLGLSFIFVGH, encoded by the exons ATGCAGAGCATAaatgaacaaagaaaaatatcttatagAAGCTCGACTATTGGTCATCTTCTGCCGCCGATTAACCACCGTAGAAGCGAG CGATGCTACAAGCAGAGAGAGGACAACAGCTGGAGCGGGCCGAGGGCGGCGAAGGTGGTG ACGTTCCAGAAGATGTTGGAGGATCGTCAGCCTCAGCCCACGATCGTGGACCTCGATGCTCCAGCCGAATCCGAGGCTTGGGTGGCGATGATGGAGCAACAGATGCGGCAAGCTACAGTCGGGAGCAAGAAAAATGGCCGAGTATTCGATCTTGATTTTGAGACCCATGCCTCCAGTCGCACATTcacaccaccaccaccaccaccgccgccACCACCATCGCCATACTCAGCCATGGAGGACGCATCGGCAGCCTCGAGACTCTTGGggttatctttcatctttgtCGGCCATTGA
- the LOC105171248 gene encoding uncharacterized protein LOC105171248 isoform X4, translating into MQSINEQRKISYRSSTIGHLLPPINHRRSEREDNSWSGPRAAKVVKMLEDRQPQPTIVDLDAPAESEAWVAMMEQQMRQATVGSKKNGRVFDLDFETHASSRTFTPPPPPPPPPPSPYSAMEDASAASRLLGLSFIFVGH; encoded by the exons ATGCAGAGCATAaatgaacaaagaaaaatatcttatagAAGCTCGACTATTGGTCATCTTCTGCCGCCGATTAACCACCGTAGAAGCGAG AGAGAGGACAACAGCTGGAGCGGGCCGAGGGCGGCGAAGGTGGTG AAGATGTTGGAGGATCGTCAGCCTCAGCCCACGATCGTGGACCTCGATGCTCCAGCCGAATCCGAGGCTTGGGTGGCGATGATGGAGCAACAGATGCGGCAAGCTACAGTCGGGAGCAAGAAAAATGGCCGAGTATTCGATCTTGATTTTGAGACCCATGCCTCCAGTCGCACATTcacaccaccaccaccaccaccgccgccACCACCATCGCCATACTCAGCCATGGAGGACGCATCGGCAGCCTCGAGACTCTTGGggttatctttcatctttgtCGGCCATTGA
- the LOC105171249 gene encoding cytochrome P450 CYP736A12-like, whose product MVCIWTTAVAAIVFFYFLQQFVNLGKKKKLPPGPTGLPILGHFHLLGKNPYQDLHRLARKYGPIMYMRFGTVPTIIVSSPAAAELFLKKHDLTFANKPHHEASNYLSYEQRNIVFGRYGPYWRNMRKLATLELLSNLKISQFQPMRKAEIDILVGSLKSAAEIGETVDMSVRIASVSADMTCLMVFGRKYADKDLNDEGLKEVMKETVEEAAAFNLGDYFPYLRGLDLQGSARRLKKLSKIFDRFLERIIDDHVQNKKEKQQSSQDFVDTMMGIMESGEAGFDFDRRHVKAVLLDMLLAGIDTSTAAVEWALSEVIRHPVVTKKLQKELEEVVGLDQTVNESHLSSLKYLDYVVRESMRLHPVSPLLIREGMEDCEVDGFHIQKKSQVLVNVWAIGRDPDAWTDPETFFPERFLGSNVDVRGRDSQLIPFGTGRRGCPGLQLGLTIVQLMVAQLVHCFDWELPEGMQPDELDMSENFGLITARAKHLVAIPKYRLHQ is encoded by the exons ATGGTCTGCATTTGGACAACAGCCGTAGCAGCGATTGTGTTCTTTTATTTCCTTCAACAGTTTGTAAACCtgggaaagaagaaaaaactgcCTCCAGGCCCGACAGGCCTCCCAATTCTAGGCCATTTCCACCTCTTGGGGAAGAATCCCTACCAAGATTTGCACCGTTTGGCACGAAAGTACGGCCCGATCATGTACATGCGCTTCGGCACCGTGCCCACGATCATCGTCTCATCACCGGCCGCAGCTGAGCTCTTCTTGAAGAAGCACGATCTCACTTTCGCCAACAAGCCTCATCACGAGGCCTCCAATTACCTAAGTTATGAGCAAAGAAACATAGTCTTCGGAAGGTACGGGCCGTATTGGCGCAACATGCGAAAACTTGCCACCTTGGAGCTGCTGAGCAATCTCAAGATCAGCCAGTTTCAACCGATGAGGAAGGCTGAGATTGACATTTTGGTGGGCTCACTCAAAAGCGCTGCTGAAATTGGTGAAACTGTCGATATGAGCGTCAGAATTGCGTCAGTCAGTGCTGATATGACGTGTCTGATGGTGTTCGGGAGGAAATACGCTGACAAAGATTTGAATGACGAAGGGTTAAAGGAAGTGATGAAGGAGACGGTGGAGGAGGCCGCGGCTTTTAATCTTGGAGACTATTTTCCCTATCTTCGGGGGCTTGATCTTCAGGGCTCGGCCCGACGATTGAAGAAACTTAGCAAGATTTTTGACAGGTTTCTTGAGAGGATCATTGATGATCATGTTcagaacaagaaagaaaagcagcAGAGCTCTCAAGACTTTGTGGACACCATGATGGGTATTATGGAGTCCGGAGAGGCTGGATTCGACTTTGATCGCCGTCATGTCAAAGCTGTGTTATTG GATATGCTGCTAGCAGGAATAGATACTTCAACAGCAGCAGTGGAATGGGCATTGTCAGAAGTCATCAGGCATCCAGTAGTAACAAAGAAGCTTCAAAAAGAACTAGAAGAAGTTGTCGGCTTGGACCAGACCGTGAACGAATCACATCTTTCCAGCCTCAAATACCTAGATTACGTGGTCAGGGAATCAATGAGGCTCCACCCCGTCAGCCCACTGTTGATCCGCGAAGGCATGGAAGATTGTGAAGTCGACGGGTTCCACATACAGAAGAAATCACAGGTCCTAGTGAACGTCTGGGCCATCGGGAGAGATCCCGATGCCTGGACGGACCCTGAGACGTTTTTCCCTGAGAGGTTTCTTGGCAGCAACGTGGACGTTCGGGGACGGGATTCCCAGCTTATACCTTTCGGGACTGGAAGGAGAGGGTGCCCTGGATTGCAATTGGGGCTAACAATTGTCCAGTTAATGGTGGCACAATTGGTTCATTGCTTTGATTGGGAGCTTCCTGAAGGAATGCAGCCTGATGAGCTGGATATGTCTGAGAACTTTGGCCTGATCACTGCCAGGGCTAAGCATCTCGTGGCCATCCCCAAGTACAGATTGCATCAGTAG
- the LOC105171248 gene encoding uncharacterized protein LOC105171248 isoform X3, producing MQSINEQRKISYRSSTIGHLLPPINHRRSEREDNSWSGPRAAKVVTFQKMLEDRQPQPTIVDLDAPAESEAWVAMMEQQMRQATVGSKKNGRVFDLDFETHASSRTFTPPPPPPPPPPSPYSAMEDASAASRLLGLSFIFVGH from the exons ATGCAGAGCATAaatgaacaaagaaaaatatcttatagAAGCTCGACTATTGGTCATCTTCTGCCGCCGATTAACCACCGTAGAAGCGAG AGAGAGGACAACAGCTGGAGCGGGCCGAGGGCGGCGAAGGTGGTG ACGTTCCAGAAGATGTTGGAGGATCGTCAGCCTCAGCCCACGATCGTGGACCTCGATGCTCCAGCCGAATCCGAGGCTTGGGTGGCGATGATGGAGCAACAGATGCGGCAAGCTACAGTCGGGAGCAAGAAAAATGGCCGAGTATTCGATCTTGATTTTGAGACCCATGCCTCCAGTCGCACATTcacaccaccaccaccaccaccgccgccACCACCATCGCCATACTCAGCCATGGAGGACGCATCGGCAGCCTCGAGACTCTTGGggttatctttcatctttgtCGGCCATTGA